One window of the Conexibacter sp. SYSU D00693 genome contains the following:
- the hrcA gene encoding heat-inducible transcriptional repressor HrcA, translating into MQLSPRQELILRKVVEAHTATGQPVGSKTLAADPDLECGPSTIRNELAMLEEHGLLAHPHTSAGRIPTDAGHRYYVDRLLPVPARRDGQGLRLELMRREVDEAMRVTSETLSQVTNLLAIVTAPPIDTATVRHVEVLLLQPQVVMVVVITSTGGVSKRVFTFDRSVDPGLAHWAGAFLDERLTGMDLGARMLSSRLADPSLGPSERAFLEQLAPAFLDLADTAEDTLYVDGAHRLLAEHRVQDLSQINALMAMLERRVALLGVLRVVLGERDVLVRIGSENEVDALRPLSLVAAPYGLPQRKLGAVSVIGPVRMDYGAAIRSVREAASELSRFIEDVYGT; encoded by the coding sequence GTGCAGCTGAGCCCCCGCCAGGAGCTCATCCTCCGCAAGGTCGTCGAGGCGCACACCGCCACGGGCCAGCCCGTGGGCTCCAAGACGCTGGCCGCCGACCCCGACCTCGAGTGCGGGCCGTCGACGATCCGCAACGAGCTGGCCATGCTCGAGGAGCACGGGCTGCTCGCCCACCCGCACACGTCGGCGGGGCGCATCCCCACCGACGCCGGCCACCGCTACTACGTCGACCGCCTGCTCCCGGTGCCGGCGCGCCGCGACGGCCAGGGCCTGCGCCTCGAGCTCATGCGCCGCGAGGTCGACGAGGCGATGCGCGTGACGTCCGAGACCCTCAGCCAGGTCACGAACCTCCTGGCGATCGTCACGGCGCCGCCGATCGACACCGCGACGGTCCGCCACGTCGAGGTCCTGCTGCTCCAGCCGCAGGTCGTGATGGTGGTCGTCATCACCTCGACCGGCGGCGTCTCCAAGCGGGTCTTCACCTTCGACCGCTCCGTCGACCCCGGGCTGGCCCACTGGGCGGGGGCGTTCCTCGACGAGCGCCTCACCGGGATGGACCTCGGCGCGCGGATGCTCTCCAGCCGCCTGGCCGACCCGAGCCTCGGGCCGTCCGAGCGCGCGTTCCTCGAGCAGCTCGCGCCCGCGTTCCTCGACCTCGCCGACACGGCCGAGGACACGCTGTACGTCGACGGCGCCCACCGCCTGCTGGCCGAGCACCGCGTCCAGGACCTGTCGCAGATCAACGCGCTCATGGCGATGCTCGAGCGTCGCGTCGCGCTGCTCGGCGTCCTGCGCGTCGTCCTGGGCGAGCGCGACGTCCTGGTGCGCATCGGCTCCGAGAACGAGGTCGACGCACTGCGTCCGCTCTCGCTCGTCGCGGCGCCCTACGGCCTGCCCCAGCGCAAGCTCGGCGCCGTCTCCGTCATCGGCCCGGTCCGCATGGACTACGGCGCCGCCATCCGCTCGGTGCGCGAGGCCGCGTCCGAGCTCAGCCGCTTCATCGAGGACGTCTACGGCACGTGA
- a CDS encoding SDR family NAD(P)-dependent oxidoreductase, whose amino-acid sequence MDLGIAGKTAVVTGASAGIGLETARRLAAEGAHVVLVGRREERVRAAAAEVGGVAVAADVVDPAALDAIAAAAGDAVDVLVNNAGTSYAKPLDALTDDEWHAQYDLHVVAPMRLMKAWCPGMAARGWGRVVNVCSSAGKRPSLTNAAYSVTKAAQLSLSRVFADSYAADGVLVNAVAPGATASPLWVAEGGLADQTAKARGISREEALEVQEAKVPLGRFADPGEVADVVAFLCSERASTVTGAAWSVDGGTVATIV is encoded by the coding sequence ATGGACCTGGGCATCGCCGGCAAGACCGCCGTCGTGACCGGCGCGAGCGCCGGGATCGGGCTCGAGACCGCGCGGCGGCTCGCCGCCGAGGGCGCGCACGTCGTGCTCGTCGGCCGTCGGGAGGAGCGGGTCCGGGCGGCGGCCGCGGAGGTCGGAGGCGTCGCGGTCGCGGCGGACGTCGTCGACCCGGCGGCGCTCGACGCCATCGCCGCGGCGGCGGGCGACGCCGTCGACGTGCTCGTCAACAACGCCGGCACGTCGTACGCCAAGCCGCTGGACGCGCTGACCGACGACGAGTGGCACGCGCAGTACGACCTCCATGTCGTCGCGCCGATGCGGCTGATGAAGGCGTGGTGTCCCGGCATGGCCGCACGGGGCTGGGGGCGGGTCGTGAACGTCTGCTCCTCGGCGGGCAAGCGCCCGTCGCTGACGAACGCCGCGTACTCCGTCACCAAGGCCGCGCAGCTGTCGCTCTCGCGCGTCTTCGCCGACAGCTACGCCGCCGACGGCGTGCTGGTCAACGCCGTCGCCCCGGGCGCCACCGCCTCGCCGCTGTGGGTCGCCGAGGGCGGCCTGGCCGACCAGACCGCGAAGGCGCGCGGGATCTCCCGGGAGGAGGCGCTCGAGGTGCAGGAGGCCAAGGTCCCGCTCGGGCGCTTCGCCGACCCCGGCGAGGTCGCCGACGTGGTCGCCTTCCTGTGCTCCGAGCGCGCGTCGACGGTCACGGGCGCGGCGTGGTCGGTCGACGGCGGCACCGTCGCGACGATCGTCTGA
- the dnaJ gene encoding molecular chaperone DnaJ: MSATAPRDPYEVLGVARDADTAAIKKAFRKLARELHPDVNKHDPDAEERFKEAAEAYEILSDAERRATFDRYGHEGLRGAGAAPNFDGFGSISDLFDAFFGGGGGGGFGGRRSGPAQGEDVALRTAISLETAFRGGSVDVEFEAIDLCEHCHGNGAEPGTPIETCERCGGAGRLQAVTRSPFGQVVRTVACDVCDGDGRVAKQPCAECEGRGRVVGRRRLQVDVPAGIADGQRIRLAGRGHAGDRGGPPGDLYVLVQVEADERFLRDGDDLVTVLSVPAPRAALGTTRAVETFDGPKDVEVPAGTQPGTTITLKGEGMPQLRRPGRRGDLQVVVDVVIPRSLTKHQRGLLEELAEDLDEHQLKADGSVVGKLRRLFSGHGQR, encoded by the coding sequence GTGAGCGCCACCGCCCCCCGCGACCCCTACGAGGTGCTCGGCGTCGCCCGCGACGCCGACACCGCCGCGATCAAGAAGGCCTTCCGCAAGCTCGCGCGCGAGCTGCACCCGGACGTCAACAAGCACGACCCGGACGCCGAGGAGCGCTTCAAGGAGGCCGCGGAGGCCTACGAGATCCTCAGCGACGCGGAGCGCCGCGCGACGTTCGACCGCTACGGCCACGAAGGACTGCGCGGCGCCGGTGCCGCCCCCAACTTCGACGGCTTCGGCTCGATCTCGGACCTCTTCGACGCGTTCTTCGGCGGCGGGGGCGGCGGTGGCTTCGGCGGCCGGCGCTCGGGCCCGGCGCAGGGCGAGGACGTCGCGCTGCGCACCGCGATCTCGCTCGAGACGGCGTTCCGGGGCGGCAGCGTCGACGTCGAGTTCGAGGCGATCGACCTGTGCGAGCACTGCCACGGCAACGGCGCGGAGCCGGGGACCCCGATCGAGACCTGCGAGCGCTGCGGCGGCGCCGGCCGGCTGCAGGCCGTGACCCGCTCGCCGTTCGGCCAGGTCGTGCGGACCGTCGCCTGCGACGTCTGCGACGGCGACGGGCGGGTGGCCAAGCAGCCGTGCGCGGAGTGCGAGGGCCGCGGCCGCGTCGTCGGCCGCCGGCGCCTGCAGGTCGACGTCCCCGCCGGCATCGCCGACGGCCAGCGCATCCGCCTGGCCGGCCGCGGCCACGCGGGTGACCGCGGCGGCCCGCCCGGCGACCTCTACGTCCTCGTGCAGGTCGAGGCCGACGAGCGCTTCCTGCGCGACGGCGACGACCTCGTGACCGTCCTCAGCGTCCCGGCGCCGCGCGCCGCCCTGGGCACCACGCGCGCCGTCGAGACCTTCGACGGCCCGAAGGACGTCGAGGTCCCGGCGGGCACCCAGCCGGGCACGACGATCACGCTCAAGGGCGAGGGCATGCCGCAACTGCGCCGCCCGGGCCGCCGCGGCGACCTGCAGGTCGTCGTCGACGTCGTCATCCCGCGCTCGCTCACCAAGCACCAGCGCGGGCTGCTCGAGGAGCTCGCCGAGGACCTCGACGAGCACCAGCTCAAGGCCGACGGCTCGGTCGTCGGCAAGCTGCGCCGCCTCTTCTCCGGCCACGGCCAGCGGTGA
- a CDS encoding SDR family oxidoreductase yields MIALVTGASSGIGEATARKLARERGAHVVLVARREDRLRTLAAELGKATVLAVDLLEDEAPARILQAVEAEHGRLDLLVNNAGAAWRGRFGDPEHGWANVERHMRLNFDAQVRLTEALLPLLRRSAPSSIVNVASTAGRVSRANSGAYSASKFALAGWTDALHLEELAHGVHVGLVLPGFVATEGFPQRELVDNPRTRWMVSTPDKVADAILEAGPGGKAERYVPRAYGLVAAARVLMPRVVRKATGGGGAMTPATGAK; encoded by the coding sequence ATGATCGCCCTGGTGACCGGCGCGTCGAGCGGGATCGGCGAGGCCACCGCGCGCAAGCTCGCGCGCGAGCGCGGCGCCCACGTCGTCCTCGTCGCCCGGCGCGAGGACCGGCTGCGCACGCTCGCGGCCGAGCTCGGCAAGGCCACCGTCCTGGCGGTCGACCTGCTGGAGGACGAGGCGCCGGCGCGCATCCTGCAGGCCGTCGAGGCCGAGCACGGGCGGCTCGACCTGCTGGTCAACAACGCGGGCGCGGCGTGGCGCGGGCGCTTCGGCGACCCCGAGCACGGGTGGGCGAACGTCGAGCGCCACATGCGGCTGAACTTCGACGCGCAGGTGCGGCTGACCGAGGCGCTGCTGCCGCTGCTGCGCCGCAGCGCGCCGAGCTCGATCGTGAACGTCGCGAGCACCGCCGGCCGGGTCTCGCGGGCCAACTCCGGCGCGTACTCCGCGTCGAAGTTCGCCCTGGCGGGGTGGACGGACGCGCTGCACCTCGAGGAGCTCGCGCACGGCGTCCACGTCGGTCTGGTCCTGCCGGGCTTCGTGGCCACGGAGGGCTTCCCGCAGCGCGAGCTCGTCGACAACCCCAGGACGCGCTGGATGGTCTCGACGCCGGACAAGGTCGCCGACGCGATCCTCGAGGCGGGCCCGGGCGGCAAGGCCGAGCGCTACGTGCCGCGGGCCTACGGGCTGGTCGCCGCGGCGCGGGTCCTCATGCCGCGCGTCGTGCGCAAGGCGACGGGTGGCGGCGGGGCGATGACCCCGGCCACCGGCGCGAAGTAG
- a CDS encoding PIG-L deacetylase family protein has product MSRIVAVSPHLADAVFSCGGALARHAAQGHDVVVLSVCTAGEGLASRREEDRRAVAALDLAGAVHAGLPVGAGDAELATAVLQAAFEQLLPDLVLSPLGIGAGPDGDAVATALDALGLEGRLRWVDLPGALVEPEAVDEVLTSGARRPVVVPIGDALDAKLDAGAAYASALPTTFGDEPAMREHVTDFATRCSILASADQPVELLLAPPR; this is encoded by the coding sequence GTGAGCCGGATCGTCGCCGTCAGCCCGCACCTCGCCGATGCCGTCTTCTCCTGCGGCGGTGCCCTGGCCCGCCATGCCGCACAGGGCCACGACGTCGTCGTGCTCAGCGTGTGCACCGCCGGCGAGGGCCTGGCCTCGCGCCGCGAGGAGGACCGCCGCGCCGTCGCGGCCCTCGACCTCGCCGGCGCCGTGCACGCCGGGCTGCCCGTCGGCGCGGGCGATGCGGAGCTGGCGACGGCGGTCCTGCAGGCGGCCTTCGAGCAGCTCCTGCCCGACCTCGTCCTCAGCCCGCTCGGCATCGGGGCCGGCCCCGACGGCGACGCGGTCGCGACCGCGCTCGACGCCCTGGGCCTCGAGGGGCGGCTGCGCTGGGTCGACCTCCCGGGTGCCCTCGTCGAGCCCGAGGCGGTCGACGAGGTCCTGACCTCGGGCGCCCGCCGCCCCGTCGTCGTGCCGATCGGCGACGCCCTGGACGCCAAGCTCGACGCCGGCGCCGCCTACGCCTCGGCCCTGCCGACGACCTTCGGCGACGAGCCCGCGATGCGCGAGCACGTCACGGACTTCGCGACCCGCTGCTCCATCCTCGCCTCCGCCGACCAGCCCGTCGAGCTCCTCCTCGCCCCACCCCGCTGA
- a CDS encoding MaoC family dehydratase N-terminal domain-containing protein — protein MAVNEAAVGKRYPATTYAVGREKIREYAHATFEQDPLHLDLEAARRAGYRDLVAPPMFCVVYSAPALAPAILDPEVGIDFARMVHGAQEFRWGPLVVAGDEVSTEVTVKAVEERDGKGFFVFESVSTNQDGHTVCVGTWTNIVRGS, from the coding sequence ATGGCCGTCAACGAAGCCGCCGTCGGCAAGCGCTACCCCGCCACGACCTACGCCGTGGGGCGCGAGAAGATCCGCGAGTACGCGCACGCGACGTTCGAGCAGGACCCGCTGCACCTCGACCTCGAGGCGGCGCGGCGCGCCGGCTACCGCGACCTCGTGGCGCCGCCCATGTTCTGCGTGGTCTACAGCGCGCCCGCGCTCGCGCCGGCGATCCTCGACCCGGAGGTGGGCATCGACTTCGCGCGCATGGTCCACGGCGCGCAGGAGTTCCGGTGGGGCCCGCTCGTCGTCGCCGGCGACGAGGTCTCGACCGAGGTCACCGTCAAGGCGGTCGAGGAGCGCGACGGCAAGGGCTTCTTCGTCTTCGAGTCCGTGAGCACCAACCAGGACGGCCACACCGTGTGCGTCGGGACCTGGACCAACATCGTGCGAGGTTCCTGA
- the rsgA gene encoding ribosome small subunit-dependent GTPase A, translating into MTKTTLGWDGDWARALADLQDPALVPARVTAVHRGRVAVRGDDLEALLPVLGDHAVLVGDWVGVRDGAVRALLPRRTVLARDGAGQVANADLSVVVTAAGQDLSARRVERFVALARAGGVEPLVVLSKGDLSRDPLGDAATLASRLGCEVLALSAQDGWGVTALRARFVPGRTAVLSGSSGVGKSTLVNLLLGDERQRTLEVREGDERGRHATTHRELFVLDDGALLVDTPGVRLPGMASTDGLDEAFADVQALAARCRFADCAHEGEPGCAVQAAIAAGDLDPDRLRSLRKLEREGLTAQERRERSRAFHRLHRKDVQARTRHR; encoded by the coding sequence GTGACCAAGACCACCCTCGGGTGGGACGGCGACTGGGCGCGCGCCCTCGCCGACCTGCAGGACCCCGCGCTGGTTCCGGCGCGGGTGACCGCCGTGCACCGCGGTCGCGTGGCCGTGCGCGGCGACGACCTCGAAGCGCTGCTGCCGGTCCTGGGCGACCACGCCGTGCTCGTCGGCGACTGGGTCGGCGTGCGCGACGGCGCCGTCCGCGCGCTGCTGCCGCGACGCACCGTCCTGGCCCGCGACGGTGCCGGCCAGGTCGCCAACGCCGACCTCTCGGTCGTCGTCACGGCGGCCGGCCAGGACCTCAGCGCGCGGCGCGTCGAGCGCTTCGTGGCGCTGGCCCGGGCAGGCGGCGTGGAGCCGCTGGTCGTCCTCAGCAAGGGCGACCTCTCCCGTGACCCCCTCGGCGACGCCGCGACCCTGGCCTCCCGGCTGGGGTGCGAGGTCCTGGCGCTCAGCGCGCAGGACGGCTGGGGCGTGACCGCGCTGCGCGCCCGCTTCGTGCCCGGCCGCACCGCGGTGCTCTCGGGCTCCTCGGGCGTCGGGAAGTCCACGCTCGTCAACCTCCTCCTGGGCGACGAGCGCCAGCGGACCCTCGAGGTCCGCGAGGGCGACGAACGGGGCCGCCACGCGACGACCCACCGGGAGCTCTTCGTCCTCGACGACGGCGCGCTCCTGGTCGACACCCCGGGGGTGCGGCTGCCCGGCATGGCGTCGACCGACGGCCTCGACGAGGCCTTCGCCGACGTCCAGGCGCTCGCCGCCCGATGCCGCTTCGCCGACTGCGCCCATGAGGGCGAGCCGGGCTGCGCCGTCCAGGCCGCGATCGCCGCCGGCGACCTCGACCCCGACCGCCTGCGCTCGTTGCGCAAGCTCGAGCGCGAGGGCCTCACCGCGCAGGAGCGCCGCGAGCGCTCCCGCGCCTTCCACCGCCTGCACCGCAAGGACGTCCAGGCCCGCACCCGCCACCGCTGA
- a CDS encoding 50S ribosomal protein L11 methyltransferase — protein MIRLAVRVRREHAELVLAELLELAPSGVEEAELEGGVVEYAVYGPPGEVPDLPDLQVAAGDALVEVETTEVADDWADRWRQFHKPVVVGGRLHVRPPWCTPREDLLEVVVDPGQAFGTGAHGTTRLCLELLCELAAEGAGGPASDLGCGSGVLAIAAAKLGLGPVLGVDHERESVTATAENAQANGVDDLVRAERFDLLRGGPAPGAPLVLANLLRPLLLAVARAGFQDAQPRVLVASGLLVHEADEVAGAFAQRHGLHERRRLDDGEWAALLLARPAG, from the coding sequence GTGATCCGCCTCGCGGTCCGGGTCCGGCGCGAGCACGCGGAGCTCGTGCTGGCCGAGCTGCTCGAGCTCGCCCCGAGCGGGGTGGAGGAGGCCGAGCTCGAGGGCGGCGTCGTCGAGTACGCGGTCTACGGGCCACCCGGCGAGGTGCCCGACCTGCCCGACCTGCAGGTCGCCGCCGGCGACGCGCTCGTCGAGGTCGAGACGACCGAGGTCGCCGACGACTGGGCCGACCGCTGGCGCCAGTTCCACAAGCCGGTCGTCGTGGGCGGGCGCCTGCACGTGCGCCCGCCGTGGTGCACGCCGCGCGAGGACCTGCTCGAGGTCGTCGTCGACCCCGGGCAGGCGTTCGGCACCGGCGCCCACGGCACGACGCGCCTGTGCCTCGAGCTGCTGTGCGAGCTGGCCGCCGAGGGCGCGGGCGGGCCGGCGTCGGACCTCGGCTGCGGCTCGGGCGTCCTGGCCATCGCCGCGGCGAAGCTGGGCCTGGGGCCGGTCCTCGGCGTCGACCACGAGCGCGAGTCGGTCACCGCCACCGCCGAGAACGCGCAGGCCAACGGCGTGGACGACCTCGTGCGCGCCGAGCGCTTCGACCTCCTGCGGGGCGGCCCGGCGCCGGGCGCGCCGCTCGTGCTCGCCAACCTCCTGCGCCCGCTGCTGCTCGCCGTCGCCCGGGCGGGGTTCCAGGACGCCCAGCCCCGCGTCCTCGTCGCCTCGGGCCTGCTCGTGCACGAGGCCGACGAGGTCGCCGGCGCCTTCGCGCAGCGCCACGGGCTGCACGAGCGACGGCGCCTGGACGACGGTGAGTGGGCAGCGCTCCTGCTGGCCCGGCCGGCGGGCTAG
- a CDS encoding DMT family transporter: MTVTGLWHDAAAVRRAGPGLAHTRRRRRGRRSSSGLLLGAAGIAAFSFSLPATRVAVRDLDPWLVSFGRAAVAALLAAVVLLAVRAPRPTAAQVRSLLVVALGVAVAFPLGTALAMQDADAAHGAVVIAVLPAATAVMAVLRAGERPSGWFWAASGAGVAVTVVFALSRSGGGGLAVADVQLMAGTLLCALGYAEGAVLARELGGARTICWALVLAAPLTLTVSAASLVTAPPAGAAATAWLGLAYVSVFSMFLGFFAWYAGLARGGVAKVGQVQLAQPLLTLGWSALVLGEHVGPEALLTALAVVACVVVTQRARVAAPTRAQQAPAAG; this comes from the coding sequence ATGACGGTGACGGGGTTGTGGCACGACGCCGCAGCCGTCCGCCGCGCCGGCCCTGGCCTCGCGCACACGCGCCGCCGCCGCCGGGGGCGGCGCTCGTCCTCGGGCCTCCTGCTCGGCGCCGCGGGCATCGCCGCCTTCTCGTTCTCGCTGCCCGCCACGCGCGTCGCCGTCCGGGACCTCGACCCGTGGCTGGTGTCCTTCGGCCGCGCCGCCGTCGCCGCGCTGCTGGCCGCCGTGGTCCTGCTCGCCGTCCGCGCGCCCCGCCCGACCGCCGCCCAGGTGCGCTCGCTGCTCGTCGTCGCCCTCGGCGTGGCGGTCGCGTTCCCGCTCGGCACCGCGCTGGCGATGCAGGACGCCGACGCCGCCCACGGCGCCGTCGTCATCGCCGTGCTCCCCGCCGCCACCGCGGTCATGGCGGTGCTGCGCGCGGGCGAGCGGCCGAGCGGGTGGTTCTGGGCGGCCTCGGGCGCCGGCGTCGCCGTGACCGTCGTCTTCGCCCTGTCGCGCTCCGGCGGTGGCGGGCTCGCCGTCGCCGACGTCCAGCTCATGGCCGGCACCCTGCTGTGCGCCCTGGGCTACGCCGAGGGCGCGGTGCTCGCGCGCGAGCTCGGCGGCGCGCGGACGATCTGCTGGGCGCTCGTGCTCGCGGCGCCCCTCACCCTCACCGTCAGCGCGGCGTCCCTCGTCACCGCCCCGCCGGCCGGCGCCGCGGCGACCGCCTGGCTCGGCCTCGCCTACGTCAGCGTCTTCTCGATGTTCCTGGGCTTCTTCGCCTGGTACGCCGGCCTGGCCCGTGGCGGCGTCGCGAAGGTCGGCCAGGTGCAACTCGCCCAGCCGCTGCTGACGCTCGGGTGGTCGGCCCTCGTCCTGGGCGAGCACGTCGGGCCCGAGGCGCTGCTCACCGCCCTCGCCGTGGTCGCGTGCGTCGTCGTCACCCAGCGCGCCCGTGTCGCCGCGCCGACACGCGCTCAGCAGGCGCCCGCCGCCGGGTAG
- a CDS encoding MaoC/PaaZ C-terminal domain-containing protein encodes MAELQPGAELPELAVTPDRHLTIRYAGASGDFNPIHVDEEFAKQVGLPGKILHGLWSMAQVARAQTQAGGGPHTLRRLSVQFRGMGLPEREVKVTGTVREVRDGLAVVDTVAEQDGTQIIRNAEAEIQI; translated from the coding sequence ATGGCCGAGCTGCAGCCCGGCGCCGAGCTCCCCGAGCTGGCCGTCACGCCCGACCGGCACCTGACGATCCGCTACGCCGGCGCGTCGGGCGACTTCAACCCCATCCACGTCGACGAGGAGTTCGCCAAGCAGGTCGGCCTGCCCGGCAAGATCCTCCACGGCCTGTGGTCCATGGCCCAGGTCGCGCGCGCACAGACGCAGGCCGGCGGCGGCCCCCACACGCTGCGGCGGCTGTCGGTGCAGTTCCGCGGCATGGGCCTGCCCGAGCGCGAGGTCAAGGTCACGGGCACGGTGCGCGAGGTCCGCGACGGCCTGGCGGTGGTCGACACGGTGGCCGAGCAGGACGGCACGCAGATCATCCGCAACGCCGAAGCGGAGATCCAGATCTAG
- a CDS encoding PLP-dependent aminotransferase family protein: MSEDNTRTRVIDDLRATAASLSPGTKLPSVRELMARHRASPVTVQRAISALAAEGVVEPRPGRGTFVAQAPVASVAVRPPDLAWQDVALADRPPVPGASLQQLLGTPPPGAVTLTNGYLEPALQPVGPAGQALARAARRADAWERPPLSGLEELRAWFAREAGGFLHAHDVVVTSGAQAALSTAFRALAAPGDVVLLESPTYHGAVAAARAAGLRVVPVPADAGGVRPDLLAEALRRTGARIAYLQPLWANPHGATLAPERRAAVMEAVAAAGAFLVEDDWSRDFAIDHDAPPPLAADDPDGHVVLIRSLSKVAAPGLRVAAALARGTAGARLRAARLVDDFFVSGVLQLAALELVSSPGWRRHLRALRPALRERRDTLVAALAEHAPDARPVAIPSGGLHLWLALPDGVDDEELATRAAAEGVTVSPGRLWFAAEAPGPHLRVTHAAAAPADLAEGAKRLGRALAAVAR; the protein is encoded by the coding sequence ATGTCCGAGGATAACACAAGGACCCGCGTCATCGACGACCTCCGCGCGACCGCCGCGTCGCTCTCCCCCGGCACGAAGCTCCCGTCGGTGCGCGAGCTCATGGCCCGCCACCGCGCCTCGCCGGTGACCGTCCAGCGCGCGATCAGCGCGCTGGCGGCGGAGGGCGTCGTCGAACCGCGCCCCGGCCGCGGGACGTTCGTCGCCCAGGCCCCGGTCGCCTCCGTCGCGGTGCGCCCGCCCGACCTCGCGTGGCAGGACGTCGCGCTCGCCGACCGCCCGCCCGTCCCGGGCGCGTCGCTGCAGCAGCTGCTCGGCACGCCGCCGCCGGGCGCGGTCACGCTGACCAACGGCTACCTCGAGCCGGCGCTGCAGCCCGTCGGGCCCGCCGGCCAGGCGCTCGCGCGCGCGGCCCGTCGCGCCGATGCGTGGGAGCGCCCGCCGCTCTCCGGGCTGGAGGAGCTGCGCGCGTGGTTCGCCCGCGAGGCGGGCGGCTTCCTCCACGCCCACGACGTGGTCGTCACCTCGGGCGCGCAGGCCGCGCTCTCCACGGCGTTCCGGGCGCTCGCCGCGCCTGGCGACGTCGTCCTGCTCGAGTCGCCGACCTACCACGGCGCGGTCGCCGCCGCGCGCGCCGCGGGCCTGCGCGTCGTGCCCGTGCCCGCCGACGCCGGCGGCGTCCGTCCCGACCTCCTCGCGGAGGCGCTGCGCCGCACCGGCGCCCGGATCGCCTACCTCCAGCCGCTGTGGGCCAACCCGCACGGCGCGACGCTCGCGCCCGAGCGTCGCGCGGCTGTCATGGAGGCGGTCGCAGCCGCGGGCGCGTTCCTCGTCGAGGACGACTGGTCGCGTGACTTCGCCATCGACCACGACGCGCCGCCGCCGTTGGCGGCCGACGACCCCGACGGCCACGTCGTGCTCATCCGCTCGCTGTCGAAGGTCGCGGCGCCTGGGCTGCGCGTCGCGGCCGCGCTGGCGCGGGGGACGGCGGGCGCGCGGCTGCGGGCGGCGCGCCTGGTGGACGACTTCTTCGTCAGCGGCGTCCTGCAGCTCGCGGCGCTCGAGCTCGTCTCCTCCCCCGGCTGGCGCCGGCACCTGCGCGCGCTGCGCCCCGCGCTGCGCGAGCGGCGCGACACCCTCGTGGCCGCGCTCGCCGAGCACGCCCCCGACGCGCGGCCGGTGGCGATCCCGTCCGGCGGGCTGCACCTGTGGCTCGCGCTGCCCGACGGCGTGGACGACGAGGAGCTCGCGACGCGCGCGGCGGCCGAAGGCGTGACGGTCTCCCCGGGGCGCCTGTGGTTCGCGGCCGAGGCGCCGGGGCCGCACCTGCGGGTCACCCATGCCGCGGCAGCGCCGGCCGACCTCGCGGAGGGCGCCAAGCGCCTCGGGCGGGCGCTGGCCGCGGTGGCGCGCTAG